The following are encoded in a window of Anser cygnoides isolate HZ-2024a breed goose chromosome 33, Taihu_goose_T2T_genome, whole genome shotgun sequence genomic DNA:
- the LOC106049205 gene encoding natural killer cell receptor 2B4 isoform X1, translating into MEQLRDVLPAPWMVLCLVLWVAAQLPAGGQGCEDRAVPAGGELRLLPKEPPPAWEALEWRVALASGTQLVIVRASKDKIQVLKGPFSGRATFLPATLSLSISPVTQADSGNYSAEFDTESGFIPHQRFCVSVWETVGRPNLEVRVLQQEQGRCNISLLCSVPGAANVSYSWSHDGAPLGHGNVLPVHGDSEPRTYVCNASNPASWSMASIDTKTVCFPSPTVSSILGWAVAVPLVLAVSIVAFVACWCWRKRRKDSSAGDESPQHGGCNRSSLALTLQAPPEHVEPSLTVYEEVGKVQAGQDLNRNREANAVGNTIYAVVSTKAQGPRTFQEPQTCTIYSTIQATKKSPSIRRKKLDPALVCTAYTEPTVPLKHWSPPPRSLSLSPVDHHLS; encoded by the exons GGTGCGAGGACAGGGCTGTGCCTGCCGGAGGAGAGCTGCGGCTGCTGCCCAAGGAACCGCCACCAGCGTGGGAAGCGTTGGAATGGAGAGTGGCACTGGCTTCAGGAACCCAGCTGGTCATCGTGAGGGCTTCAAAGGATAAAATCCAAGTTTTAAAGGGTCCTTTTTCTGGGAGAGCCACCTTCCTCCCGGCGACCCTCTCCCTGAGCATCAGCCCGGTCACCCAGGCAGACAGCGGCAACTACTCTGCAGAGTTTGATACTGAATCTGGCTTCATTCCTCATCAGCGGTTCTGCGTGTCAGTGTGGG AGACCGTCGGCCGGCCAAACCTGGAGGTGCgcgtgctgcagcaggagcagggccggTGCAACATCTCGCTGCTCTGCTCCGTGCCCGGTGCTGCCAACGTCTCCTACAGCTGGTCCCACGATGGGGCTCCCCTGGGGCACGGGAACGTGCTGCCGGTGCATGGGGACTCCGAGCCCAGGACCTACGTCTGTAACGCGAGCAACCCGGCCAGCTGGAGCATGGCCAGCATCGACACCAAGACGGTCTGCTTCCCTTCGCCCACAG TGTCTTCCATCCTGGGGTGGGCAGTGGCCGTGCCGCTGGTGCTGGCTGTCTCCATCGTCGCCTTTGTtgcctgctggtgctggaggaagCGACGGAAGGACAGCTCGGCAG GGGATGAATCCCCCCAGCATGGGGGCTGCAACCGCTCATCCCTCGCTCTGACCCTTCAAGCTCCCCCAGAACACGTCGAGCCATCGCTGACTGTCTATGAGGAAGTGGGCAAAGTCCAAGCTGGCCAAGACCTT aacaggaacagggaggCCAATGCAGTAGGAAACACTATCTACGCCGTGGTCTCCACCAAAGCACAG GGGCCCAGAACCTTTCAGGAGCCCCAAACCTGCACCATCTACTCCACTATTCAAGCTACCAAGAAG tcCCCTTCCATCAGGAGGAAGAAGCTGGATCCAGCTCTGGTCTGCACTGCCTACACAGAG CCTACGGTGCCTTTGAAACACTGGAGTCCCCCCCCGCGGAGCTTGTCCCTGTCTCCTGTGGACCACCACCTCTCCTAG
- the LOC106049205 gene encoding natural killer cell receptor 2B4 isoform X2, whose protein sequence is MEQLRDVLPAPWMVLCLVLWVAAQLPAGGQGCEDRAVPAGGELRLLPKEPPPAWEALEWRVALASGTQLVIVRASKDKIQVLKGPFSGRATFLPATLSLSISPVTQADSGNYSAEFDTESGFIPHQRFCVSVWETVGRPNLEVRVLQQEQGRCNISLLCSVPGAANVSYSWSHDGAPLGHGNVLPVHGDSEPRTYVCNASNPASWSMASIDTKTVCFPSPTVSSILGWAVAVPLVLAVSIVAFVACWCWRKRRKDSSAAPPEHVEPSLTVYEEVGKVQAGQDLNRNREANAVGNTIYAVVSTKAQGPRTFQEPQTCTIYSTIQATKKSPSIRRKKLDPALVCTAYTEPTVPLKHWSPPPRSLSLSPVDHHLS, encoded by the exons GGTGCGAGGACAGGGCTGTGCCTGCCGGAGGAGAGCTGCGGCTGCTGCCCAAGGAACCGCCACCAGCGTGGGAAGCGTTGGAATGGAGAGTGGCACTGGCTTCAGGAACCCAGCTGGTCATCGTGAGGGCTTCAAAGGATAAAATCCAAGTTTTAAAGGGTCCTTTTTCTGGGAGAGCCACCTTCCTCCCGGCGACCCTCTCCCTGAGCATCAGCCCGGTCACCCAGGCAGACAGCGGCAACTACTCTGCAGAGTTTGATACTGAATCTGGCTTCATTCCTCATCAGCGGTTCTGCGTGTCAGTGTGGG AGACCGTCGGCCGGCCAAACCTGGAGGTGCgcgtgctgcagcaggagcagggccggTGCAACATCTCGCTGCTCTGCTCCGTGCCCGGTGCTGCCAACGTCTCCTACAGCTGGTCCCACGATGGGGCTCCCCTGGGGCACGGGAACGTGCTGCCGGTGCATGGGGACTCCGAGCCCAGGACCTACGTCTGTAACGCGAGCAACCCGGCCAGCTGGAGCATGGCCAGCATCGACACCAAGACGGTCTGCTTCCCTTCGCCCACAG TGTCTTCCATCCTGGGGTGGGCAGTGGCCGTGCCGCTGGTGCTGGCTGTCTCCATCGTCGCCTTTGTtgcctgctggtgctggaggaagCGACGGAAGGACAGCTCGGCAG CTCCCCCAGAACACGTCGAGCCATCGCTGACTGTCTATGAGGAAGTGGGCAAAGTCCAAGCTGGCCAAGACCTT aacaggaacagggaggCCAATGCAGTAGGAAACACTATCTACGCCGTGGTCTCCACCAAAGCACAG GGGCCCAGAACCTTTCAGGAGCCCCAAACCTGCACCATCTACTCCACTATTCAAGCTACCAAGAAG tcCCCTTCCATCAGGAGGAAGAAGCTGGATCCAGCTCTGGTCTGCACTGCCTACACAGAG CCTACGGTGCCTTTGAAACACTGGAGTCCCCCCCCGCGGAGCTTGTCCCTGTCTCCTGTGGACCACCACCTCTCCTAG
- the LOC106049205 gene encoding natural killer cell receptor 2B4 isoform X3 has translation MMQTRAAASWCEDRAVPAGGELRLLPKEPPPAWEALEWRVALASGTQLVIVRASKDKIQVLKGPFSGRATFLPATLSLSISPVTQADSGNYSAEFDTESGFIPHQRFCVSVWETVGRPNLEVRVLQQEQGRCNISLLCSVPGAANVSYSWSHDGAPLGHGNVLPVHGDSEPRTYVCNASNPASWSMASIDTKTVCFPSPTVSSILGWAVAVPLVLAVSIVAFVACWCWRKRRKDSSAGDESPQHGGCNRSSLALTLQAPPEHVEPSLTVYEEVGKVQAGQDLNRNREANAVGNTIYAVVSTKAQGPRTFQEPQTCTIYSTIQATKKSPSIRRKKLDPALVCTAYTEPTVPLKHWSPPPRSLSLSPVDHHLS, from the exons GGTGCGAGGACAGGGCTGTGCCTGCCGGAGGAGAGCTGCGGCTGCTGCCCAAGGAACCGCCACCAGCGTGGGAAGCGTTGGAATGGAGAGTGGCACTGGCTTCAGGAACCCAGCTGGTCATCGTGAGGGCTTCAAAGGATAAAATCCAAGTTTTAAAGGGTCCTTTTTCTGGGAGAGCCACCTTCCTCCCGGCGACCCTCTCCCTGAGCATCAGCCCGGTCACCCAGGCAGACAGCGGCAACTACTCTGCAGAGTTTGATACTGAATCTGGCTTCATTCCTCATCAGCGGTTCTGCGTGTCAGTGTGGG AGACCGTCGGCCGGCCAAACCTGGAGGTGCgcgtgctgcagcaggagcagggccggTGCAACATCTCGCTGCTCTGCTCCGTGCCCGGTGCTGCCAACGTCTCCTACAGCTGGTCCCACGATGGGGCTCCCCTGGGGCACGGGAACGTGCTGCCGGTGCATGGGGACTCCGAGCCCAGGACCTACGTCTGTAACGCGAGCAACCCGGCCAGCTGGAGCATGGCCAGCATCGACACCAAGACGGTCTGCTTCCCTTCGCCCACAG TGTCTTCCATCCTGGGGTGGGCAGTGGCCGTGCCGCTGGTGCTGGCTGTCTCCATCGTCGCCTTTGTtgcctgctggtgctggaggaagCGACGGAAGGACAGCTCGGCAG GGGATGAATCCCCCCAGCATGGGGGCTGCAACCGCTCATCCCTCGCTCTGACCCTTCAAGCTCCCCCAGAACACGTCGAGCCATCGCTGACTGTCTATGAGGAAGTGGGCAAAGTCCAAGCTGGCCAAGACCTT aacaggaacagggaggCCAATGCAGTAGGAAACACTATCTACGCCGTGGTCTCCACCAAAGCACAG GGGCCCAGAACCTTTCAGGAGCCCCAAACCTGCACCATCTACTCCACTATTCAAGCTACCAAGAAG tcCCCTTCCATCAGGAGGAAGAAGCTGGATCCAGCTCTGGTCTGCACTGCCTACACAGAG CCTACGGTGCCTTTGAAACACTGGAGTCCCCCCCCGCGGAGCTTGTCCCTGTCTCCTGTGGACCACCACCTCTCCTAG
- the LOC106049230 gene encoding SLAM family member 8-like: protein MAVGLAAGLLFISIVQARVQVASPQAVGVVGGVVYLSPPPNSQKTTYHQSHWRCGSSLKVAIHENGKEVRYPNGPFKGRLQLFSNNTLKISSLQKNDSNIYWVYLEDEVGKEHTGSIYLKVYDAVPKPTVRAIVNGDNPEHCEVTLECSVQMEDVTYEWMPPSRVMTTGSNSTLPLSFNPSLETYTCRASNPVSSSSAQLTRRHPCSWTAESSAVTTATKTSMLMLLGHLLLLFFALP, encoded by the exons ATGGCGGTGGGGCTTGCAGCGGGGCTCCTCTTCATCTCTATTGTGCAAG CAAGGGTGCAGGTGGCCTCGCCACAGGCAGTAGGGGTCGTGGGAGGGGTGGTGTACCTCAGCCCCCCGCCGAACAGCCAGAAGACCACCTACCACCAAAGCCACTGGCGCTGCGGCAGCTCCCTGAAGGTCGCCATCCACGAGAACGGGAAGGAGGTCCGGTACCCCAATGGCCCTTTCAAGGGTCGCCTGCAGCTCTTCTCCAACAATACGCTGAAGATCAGCAGCTTGCAGAAAAATGACAGCAACATCTACTGGGTGTACCTGGAGGATGAGGTGGGCAAGGAGCACACCGGCAGCATCTACCTGAAGGTGTATG ATGCGGTCCCCAAACCTACCGTGCGTGCCATAGTGAACGGGGACAACCCGGAGCACTGTGAAGTCACCCTGGAGTGCTCGGTGCAGATGGAAGATGTGACCTATGAGTGGATGCCCCCCAGCAGGGTCATGACAACGGGCTCTAACAGCACGCTGCCCCTCTCCTTCAACCCCTCGCTGGAAACCTACACCTGCAGAGCCAGCAACCCCGTGTCCTCCAGCAGCGCCCAGCTGACCCGCAGGCACCCCTGCTCTTGGACAG CTGAGTCCTCTGCTGTCACCACCGCCACCAAGACCAGCATGCTGATGTTGCTGggtcacctcctcctcctcttctttgcTCTGCCTTAA